A stretch of Imperialibacter roseus DNA encodes these proteins:
- a CDS encoding S9 family peptidase has product MMYRSFKICLCLAVAFGTSDLLAQKRALTHEDVAGWKKIKTEDLSPDGKWAEYIFGPDEGDNTLVIKNLSAKADFIIPRGSRPKFTFDSKHLIALVEPQLDSLRALKRLKKKKDELPKDSLAIYKLSDGSLEKIAEVKSFKLPEKNGEWLAYLSVAKPDKKDSTSKKAKKVSDDNGYTLHVLKLADGTHQTYPFVTSYEFSENGSRLAFQSTGDDKGFSPGIYTVSKNDLAMKPVFRSKGKYDGLRLSNDGSRLAFLFDSDTLKKPFQTYGLFQWTPGQDSGRVIVKADDPFLMKEWQMAPQDLKFSDDNKRLFFGTQPKPLVGDTTLLDEEKAKVDVWHYKDDYLQPRQKVLSDDQLKRGYLAVYHFDTKKPVQLGNLQLQEVKITKEGVGNFALGGYESAEYRVVSQWEGSPINQDIYIININTGAAKLAKKKARLMENISPAGKFGYWYDVADSAWYSLEMTSGTIRKLTDNSKVLFSDEENDSPNFPSPYGIAGWLENDSHILVYDRFDIWKIDPLNPATKERITRNGRETSVTYRYVKTDPEETSIKANAEIILKGFQNEKKQHGFFALKLKGSAAPSQLIMEDAQLQFEKKALNADTWLFTRETYREFPNLQLTNNKFSNVEQISDVNPQQQNFLWGTEELFNWVSLDGIPLEGMLFKPDNFDPKKKYPMMVYFYEQNADNFHNHITPEFGRSIINFTFYTSRGYVVFVPDIVYKIGYPGESAINCVMPGVTSLISQGFVDKDRIGVQGHSWGGYQIAYMVTKTQLFKAAEAGAPVPNMTSAYGGIRWQTGLSRMFQYEHTQSRIGGSLWEYPLRFLENSPLFWLDKVNTPLLIMHNDADGHVPWYQGIELFSALKRLGKPTWMISYNDQPHWPLRYPNRKDWTTRMQQYFDYYLMDAPAPLWMTEGVPAVEKGINYGLELSEDHK; this is encoded by the coding sequence ATGATGTACCGTAGTTTTAAAATTTGTCTGTGCCTGGCAGTAGCTTTTGGCACTTCTGATCTATTGGCTCAAAAGAGAGCGCTGACACACGAAGATGTGGCCGGTTGGAAAAAAATTAAAACCGAAGACCTTTCGCCCGATGGCAAATGGGCCGAATACATTTTCGGCCCCGATGAAGGTGACAATACCCTCGTTATTAAAAATCTCAGCGCCAAAGCTGACTTTATCATTCCCCGAGGCAGCAGGCCAAAATTCACTTTCGACTCAAAGCACCTCATCGCCCTGGTGGAGCCACAGCTGGACTCGCTTAGGGCCTTGAAACGGCTCAAGAAAAAGAAAGACGAGCTACCAAAAGACTCCCTGGCCATCTACAAACTCTCCGATGGTTCCCTTGAAAAAATAGCAGAAGTAAAATCCTTTAAACTTCCAGAAAAGAACGGCGAGTGGCTAGCCTATTTGTCGGTAGCGAAACCAGACAAGAAAGACTCGACGTCAAAAAAAGCGAAAAAAGTAAGCGACGATAACGGCTACACACTGCATGTGCTTAAGCTGGCAGATGGCACCCACCAGACTTACCCATTTGTAACCAGCTACGAGTTCAGCGAAAACGGCAGCAGACTGGCCTTCCAGTCAACTGGTGACGACAAAGGCTTTTCGCCAGGCATTTATACAGTGAGCAAGAACGACCTGGCCATGAAACCGGTGTTTCGCAGCAAGGGTAAATACGATGGCCTCAGGCTGTCAAACGATGGTAGCAGACTGGCATTCCTTTTTGATAGCGACACGTTGAAAAAACCCTTTCAAACGTATGGCCTTTTCCAATGGACGCCGGGCCAGGACAGCGGCAGGGTGATCGTAAAAGCCGACGATCCTTTTCTGATGAAAGAGTGGCAAATGGCCCCTCAGGACTTGAAGTTCAGCGATGACAATAAGCGGCTGTTTTTTGGCACCCAACCCAAGCCTCTTGTGGGAGACACTACGCTGCTGGATGAAGAAAAAGCCAAAGTGGACGTGTGGCATTACAAAGATGATTATCTGCAGCCAAGGCAGAAAGTGCTGTCGGACGACCAACTCAAAAGAGGCTATCTGGCCGTATACCATTTTGACACCAAAAAACCCGTGCAACTGGGAAACCTCCAGCTGCAGGAGGTGAAAATAACGAAGGAAGGTGTTGGCAACTTTGCACTTGGAGGCTACGAATCAGCTGAATACCGGGTGGTTTCTCAGTGGGAAGGATCACCCATCAATCAGGACATTTACATTATCAATATCAACACTGGTGCTGCTAAGCTGGCAAAGAAAAAGGCCCGGTTGATGGAGAATATTTCACCCGCCGGCAAGTTCGGGTACTGGTACGATGTAGCCGATAGCGCCTGGTATAGTTTGGAAATGACATCCGGCACCATTCGTAAGCTAACCGATAACTCAAAAGTTCTTTTTTCGGATGAGGAAAACGACTCGCCCAATTTCCCTTCTCCTTATGGCATCGCTGGCTGGTTGGAGAACGACAGCCACATCCTCGTTTACGACAGGTTTGATATATGGAAAATTGATCCCTTGAACCCTGCCACCAAAGAGCGGATTACCCGCAACGGACGGGAAACTTCCGTTACTTATCGCTATGTGAAAACTGACCCCGAGGAAACGTCGATCAAAGCCAATGCTGAGATCATTCTAAAAGGCTTTCAGAATGAGAAAAAACAACACGGCTTTTTTGCGCTTAAGCTCAAAGGAAGCGCCGCTCCTTCACAGTTGATAATGGAAGATGCCCAACTTCAATTTGAAAAGAAAGCTTTAAATGCTGACACGTGGCTCTTTACCCGGGAAACCTACCGTGAGTTTCCCAACCTGCAGCTCACCAACAACAAATTCTCGAACGTAGAACAAATAAGCGACGTAAATCCGCAGCAGCAGAATTTCCTTTGGGGAACGGAAGAATTGTTCAACTGGGTGTCACTCGACGGCATTCCGCTGGAAGGGATGCTCTTTAAACCAGACAACTTTGACCCAAAGAAAAAGTACCCGATGATGGTCTATTTCTACGAGCAAAATGCTGATAACTTTCACAATCATATCACTCCTGAGTTTGGGAGGTCAATCATCAACTTCACCTTCTACACATCAAGGGGCTATGTGGTGTTTGTGCCAGACATTGTTTACAAAATTGGCTACCCTGGCGAAAGCGCAATCAATTGCGTCATGCCTGGCGTTACATCGCTCATATCGCAGGGCTTTGTCGACAAGGACAGAATAGGCGTACAGGGCCATAGTTGGGGTGGATATCAGATAGCCTATATGGTTACCAAAACACAGCTATTCAAAGCAGCCGAAGCAGGCGCCCCTGTGCCAAACATGACAAGTGCCTATGGCGGCATTCGCTGGCAAACCGGCCTGAGTAGGATGTTCCAATACGAACACACCCAAAGCCGGATAGGTGGGTCGCTATGGGAGTACCCGTTAAGGTTCCTGGAAAACTCACCATTATTCTGGCTCGACAAGGTCAACACACCGCTGCTGATCATGCACAACGACGCCGACGGCCATGTTCCCTGGTACCAGGGTATAGAATTGTTTTCAGCCCTCAAAAGGCTTGGAAAGCCCACCTGGATGATCTCCTACAACGACCAGCCACACTGGCCGTTGAGGTATCCTAACAGAAAAGACTGGACTACACGTATGCAACAGTATTTCGACTATTACCTGATGGACGCTCCTGCCCCTCTTTGGATGACAGAAGGCGTTCCAGCAGTTGAAAAAGGCATTAATTATGGACTTGAACTAAGCGAAGACCACAAGTAA
- a CDS encoding ATP-binding cassette domain-containing protein codes for MSEQLLKAIIHLLAIVAKEDDVTDDERLSILQFLEENISRQDQDKYMNFFDSLTAEMLQKENFDDKAEIISLTESINKELTQSQKIVVMIDLLEVIVADGEISEREKELVYFIGDRFNIKEQAIDLMKTFVMYTDRTRLDNTNILIADDGMEISPAKSHHITLDGLPGFIAILRIPVIENYFIKYVGRASLHLNGIHLKSNRIQAFSSGSSVRSSISKSLYYSDVVSKFRNETASTKISFQADNVSFKFRNGKLGLQNINIAEDGGKLIGLMGGSGAGKSTLLNVLNSTEKPSEGSVLINGIDVHKDGKKIEGVIGYVPQDDLLIEELSVYQNLFYAGKLCFTDKTDEQIDELVIKTLQSLGLIETRDLKVGSPLQKTISGGQRKRLNIGLELLREPSVLFVDEPTSGLSSRDSENIMDLLKELSLKGKMVFVVIHQPSSEIFKMFDKLVILDVGGYQIYYGNPVDAVIYFKNIVNLVDAERGECVECGNVNPEQIFNIIETKVVNEYGHVTDKRKFQPLDWYGFFKKHITLPRVKPEPSLPEKTLSIPNRLKQIRIFATRDLLSKFSNQQYLAINLLEAPLLAALLAYIVRYYDPAKSYSFYENLNIVAFFFMSVIVALFMGLTVSAEEIIKDSKILKREAFLHLSRMSYLVSKLLILFSFSAIQTLFYVLIGDWILEIDSMTWSYWLVLFSVSCFANVLGLNISSAFNSAITIYIIIPILLIPQLILSGVVVNFDKLNPTFANNTKVPVIGEIMASRWAFEALAVTQYKDNPFTSQFYQFDRDMAQSEYKTVYWAPKLEAALEYCHNVTDKEKYAASLEERFALLRNELGKELDMVGYDKLPSYEKLNIKDFDEVTFEESMDFMKAMRKFYNNRYNKAFKEKDETVQSLTKTDEERQEYIALKNEYENESIGQMVKNTAVQERIIEKRGHLIQKIYPIYSRPQPLHPFDFRAGFFVPEKHFLGTYYPTLYFNAAIIWAMSIILIITLYFDIPKKVMKGFSGVPSMRKPRK; via the coding sequence ATGAGCGAACAACTACTTAAAGCGATTATACACCTGCTGGCAATTGTAGCCAAGGAAGACGACGTGACGGACGACGAACGGCTATCCATCCTGCAGTTTCTAGAGGAAAATATCAGCAGGCAGGATCAGGACAAGTACATGAACTTTTTTGATAGTCTGACCGCCGAAATGCTTCAAAAAGAAAATTTTGACGACAAGGCTGAAATCATATCGCTTACTGAGAGCATTAACAAAGAGCTTACCCAGTCGCAAAAAATAGTAGTAATGATTGATCTCCTGGAGGTGATTGTGGCCGACGGGGAGATCAGCGAGCGGGAGAAGGAGCTGGTTTATTTTATCGGAGACAGGTTCAATATTAAAGAACAAGCGATCGATCTGATGAAAACGTTTGTGATGTACACGGATCGCACCAGGCTTGATAACACCAACATACTGATTGCAGATGATGGTATGGAAATTAGTCCTGCTAAATCTCATCACATCACATTGGACGGCCTGCCCGGATTTATTGCCATACTTCGAATTCCTGTTATTGAAAACTACTTTATTAAATACGTCGGAAGAGCATCTTTACATCTCAATGGCATCCATCTGAAGAGCAACAGGATTCAGGCGTTTTCTTCAGGAAGCAGTGTTCGCAGTAGTATTTCAAAATCGCTTTACTATAGCGATGTCGTTTCAAAATTCAGAAACGAAACGGCCTCTACCAAAATCAGCTTTCAGGCAGACAACGTGTCCTTTAAGTTCAGAAATGGCAAGCTGGGCCTTCAAAATATCAATATTGCAGAAGATGGCGGAAAACTCATTGGCTTAATGGGCGGCAGCGGCGCTGGCAAATCCACGCTGCTGAACGTGCTGAACAGTACAGAAAAACCTTCTGAGGGATCAGTGCTGATCAACGGTATCGATGTACACAAGGATGGAAAAAAGATAGAAGGTGTTATTGGCTATGTGCCACAGGACGACCTGCTGATAGAAGAGTTGTCAGTTTATCAAAACCTCTTTTATGCAGGCAAGCTTTGCTTTACCGACAAAACCGATGAACAAATTGACGAGCTAGTCATAAAAACGCTCCAATCGCTGGGCCTTATCGAAACCAGGGATTTAAAAGTGGGTTCTCCTCTTCAAAAAACAATCAGCGGCGGACAACGTAAGCGGCTGAATATTGGCTTGGAGCTGCTCCGGGAGCCTTCTGTGCTCTTTGTGGATGAACCAACCAGTGGGCTGTCTTCAAGAGACTCCGAGAACATCATGGATCTGCTGAAAGAGCTCTCACTAAAAGGGAAAATGGTGTTTGTGGTCATCCACCAGCCATCGTCGGAGATCTTCAAAATGTTTGACAAGCTGGTGATCCTCGATGTGGGCGGCTACCAGATTTACTATGGCAACCCTGTGGATGCAGTGATTTACTTCAAAAACATCGTGAACCTGGTAGATGCGGAGCGAGGCGAATGTGTGGAATGCGGCAACGTTAATCCCGAGCAAATTTTCAACATCATCGAAACCAAGGTGGTGAATGAGTATGGACACGTGACGGACAAACGAAAGTTCCAACCCCTGGACTGGTACGGTTTCTTCAAAAAACACATCACGCTACCCAGAGTAAAGCCAGAACCGTCGCTGCCCGAAAAAACGCTCAGTATACCCAACAGACTTAAGCAGATAAGAATCTTCGCTACAAGAGATCTCCTATCCAAGTTTTCCAACCAACAGTACCTGGCCATTAACTTGCTCGAGGCGCCTCTGCTGGCAGCCCTCCTGGCCTACATCGTGAGGTACTACGACCCCGCCAAATCATACAGCTTCTATGAGAACCTCAACATAGTGGCTTTTTTCTTCATGAGTGTGATTGTGGCGCTATTCATGGGGCTCACGGTAAGCGCCGAAGAGATCATTAAAGACAGTAAAATCCTGAAAAGGGAGGCCTTCCTTCATCTGAGCAGAATGAGCTACCTGGTTTCCAAGCTCCTGATACTTTTTTCGTTCTCTGCCATCCAAACACTGTTCTATGTGCTCATAGGCGACTGGATCCTCGAGATTGACAGTATGACCTGGTCGTACTGGTTGGTGCTTTTTTCAGTATCGTGCTTTGCCAACGTGTTGGGACTGAACATATCATCCGCCTTCAATTCGGCTATTACTATCTACATTATCATTCCCATCCTGCTCATTCCACAGCTGATTTTAAGCGGTGTGGTGGTGAACTTCGACAAGCTCAACCCAACGTTTGCCAATAACACTAAAGTGCCGGTCATTGGTGAAATAATGGCCTCCCGGTGGGCTTTTGAGGCCCTGGCGGTTACTCAGTACAAAGACAACCCCTTCACCAGCCAATTCTACCAGTTTGATAGAGACATGGCCCAGTCGGAATATAAAACAGTGTATTGGGCTCCCAAGCTGGAAGCAGCACTGGAGTATTGTCATAATGTAACTGATAAAGAGAAATATGCAGCTTCCCTCGAGGAGAGATTTGCCCTGCTCCGCAACGAGCTGGGCAAGGAACTCGATATGGTGGGCTACGACAAACTGCCATCCTACGAAAAGCTGAACATAAAGGACTTCGATGAAGTCACTTTTGAGGAGAGTATGGACTTCATGAAAGCCATGAGAAAGTTCTACAACAATCGGTACAATAAGGCTTTCAAAGAAAAGGATGAAACAGTTCAGTCACTTACGAAAACCGATGAGGAGAGACAGGAGTATATTGCACTGAAAAATGAGTACGAAAATGAAAGCATTGGTCAGATGGTGAAAAACACCGCCGTGCAAGAAAGAATCATTGAAAAAAGAGGCCACCTTATCCAAAAAATATACCCTATTTATAGCAGGCCGCAGCCGTTGCACCCATTTGACTTCAGGGCTGGGTTCTTTGTGCCGGAAAAGCACTTTCTGGGAACATACTACCCCACGCTGTACTTCAACGCTGCCATTATCTGGGCGATGAGCATCATCCTTATCATCACCCTTTATTTTGATATACCCAAAAAAGTAATGAAGGGATTCAGTGGTGTCCCCTCTATGCGAAAACCAAGAAAATGA
- a CDS encoding S1C family serine protease: protein MDNFSKLIYNAVNKAKNAVVKIDVQKKKDGKLQSGGSGSGFIFSSDGLFLTNSHVIHGADKLTVTLLDGTKEEGFVVGEDPDADLAVGKIYGGNFTPASLGDSSKLNIGQWVIAIGNPLGYQHSVTAGVVSALGRSLRTQSGRLIDSVIQSDAALNPGNSGGPMIDTSGEVVGVNTAIIARAQGLSFSIDINLAKDIAGQLIRHGKVEKAFLGVLIQEIDLHPRLINFYRLESTRGLMVTKIERDSPAFRADLLEGDIILQLDGEDITSSTDLFRKLSHEKVDKQVKLTIVRNYRTLKEVEVVPLKR, encoded by the coding sequence ATGGATAATTTTTCAAAACTCATATACAACGCCGTGAACAAGGCGAAAAATGCTGTAGTAAAAATCGACGTTCAAAAAAAGAAAGACGGGAAGCTACAGTCCGGCGGCTCAGGTTCTGGATTCATCTTCTCATCCGATGGCCTGTTTCTCACCAACAGCCATGTGATCCATGGCGCCGATAAACTCACAGTGACATTGCTGGACGGAACAAAGGAAGAAGGCTTTGTGGTGGGGGAAGATCCGGATGCCGACCTGGCTGTAGGGAAGATTTACGGGGGCAACTTTACGCCTGCCAGTCTTGGCGACTCTTCGAAGCTCAATATCGGGCAGTGGGTTATTGCCATTGGTAACCCATTGGGTTACCAGCATTCTGTAACAGCTGGGGTTGTGAGCGCCTTAGGACGGTCGCTACGCACTCAAAGCGGAAGGCTGATTGATAGCGTGATACAAAGCGATGCAGCCCTCAACCCCGGTAACTCCGGCGGGCCTATGATTGACACCAGCGGCGAGGTGGTTGGGGTAAATACTGCCATCATCGCCCGGGCGCAGGGGCTGAGCTTTTCAATAGATATTAACCTGGCCAAAGACATTGCCGGCCAGCTCATCCGTCATGGCAAGGTGGAAAAGGCATTCCTGGGAGTGTTGATTCAGGAAATTGATTTGCACCCACGATTGATCAATTTCTACAGGCTGGAATCCACCAGAGGCCTGATGGTGACAAAAATTGAAAGGGATTCACCGGCTTTCCGTGCCGACTTGCTCGAAGGCGATATTATTCTCCAGCTCGACGGCGAAGACATCACCTCATCGACAGATCTTTTCAGAAAGCTTTCGCACGAGAAGGTAGACAAGCAAGTGAAACTCACCATTGTGCGAAATTACCGGACGCTGAAAGAGGTGGAAGTAGTGCCTCTGAAGCGATAG
- a CDS encoding YciI family protein: MDFQINAYDFTDAAAIDRRMAARQAHLDNAKKMKAAGHLIAGGAMLDASGKMIGSTLYLRFDTRAEVDAYIASDPYTTGKVWDRIEVKTIRLVDL, from the coding sequence ATGGACTTTCAAATCAACGCTTACGATTTCACCGATGCTGCCGCCATCGACAGGCGCATGGCCGCACGTCAGGCACACCTCGACAATGCCAAAAAGATGAAGGCAGCCGGCCACCTGATTGCGGGCGGCGCTATGCTGGATGCTTCAGGCAAAATGATAGGCTCCACGCTCTACCTCCGGTTCGATACCCGAGCGGAGGTAGATGCTTATATCGCCTCCGACCCCTACACCACCGGAAAAGTGTGGGACAGGATAGAGGTCAAGACGATACGCTTAGTGGATTTATAG
- a CDS encoding 7TM diverse intracellular signaling domain-containing protein codes for MVVFSFLFAFFTNWISYPPVYDISTIDGERILFIQELEYIEDSTRSLTFEEVKEQRFHTNASFQPRDYNPSSAYWVKVRLYIPKDNQEQWLIEFYDQTIDNLRAYVPTVEGDYRLLQFGDQFPFEQKTFEHKNFEVLINDRLEGVQTFYFRIESHAYVDIRIVLSTINQFVHYALNEYFLYGIFYGMILMIILYNILIYIAIREIKNLYYTFYILSVGVFAMCVDGIAYQYLWPNWPEWNQVAHGVALFSVIFWSILFSRKFLNVTARAPKLTKIIDAVLILRSLWFLFALVFDHELFQLRNIEIIPLSIIFYASIYVWARGYKPARFFVVAYGFLFLGFLVKAMVMLSVIPISIPSYYSLHVSFVVEMLFLSFALSDRVRILKSMRDRALFRIIKQHEENMSLKDKVNKELEQRIRLRTIELEDKNNLLREVNEKLTAQTKEISQINSILDLDNWKLKNNIKEILQNRLVNKNLTLEEFNGIFPDKLSCYRFLERIKWEESFKCNKCNNDKYITGKDHFSRRCSRCGYIESVTSNTIFHGIRFPIEKAFYILYVTNNQSERFTLDQLSEMLDLRRNTIWSFKKKIEELLSTVDKPEKDYLRNFFMVHSN; via the coding sequence ATGGTTGTTTTCTCATTCCTGTTTGCATTTTTCACCAACTGGATTTCCTATCCACCGGTTTATGATATAAGCACCATTGACGGGGAGAGAATCCTGTTTATTCAGGAGTTGGAATATATTGAGGACAGCACACGATCGCTGACCTTTGAAGAAGTAAAAGAGCAACGCTTTCATACCAACGCCTCCTTCCAACCCAGAGACTACAATCCCTCATCGGCCTACTGGGTCAAGGTGCGTTTGTACATCCCAAAAGATAATCAGGAACAATGGCTCATTGAGTTTTATGACCAAACCATTGATAACCTGAGGGCTTATGTCCCCACAGTGGAAGGTGATTATCGCTTGCTGCAGTTCGGCGATCAGTTTCCTTTTGAGCAGAAAACGTTTGAGCACAAAAACTTTGAAGTGCTTATTAATGACCGGCTTGAAGGAGTGCAAACCTTTTACTTCAGGATAGAGTCACACGCTTATGTTGATATACGCATAGTGCTTAGCACCATCAACCAGTTTGTGCACTACGCCCTCAATGAGTACTTCCTGTATGGAATTTTCTATGGAATGATCCTGATGATCATTCTGTACAACATCCTCATTTACATTGCCATTCGTGAAATCAAGAACCTCTATTATACCTTCTACATCCTGAGTGTTGGGGTGTTTGCCATGTGTGTGGATGGCATTGCCTACCAGTACCTGTGGCCTAACTGGCCCGAATGGAACCAGGTGGCCCATGGGGTGGCCCTTTTCTCAGTTATTTTCTGGTCTATTCTGTTTTCAAGGAAGTTTCTCAACGTTACGGCCAGGGCACCTAAGCTGACCAAAATTATTGATGCTGTCCTTATCCTGAGAAGCTTGTGGTTCTTGTTTGCGCTGGTGTTTGATCACGAGCTTTTTCAGCTTCGAAATATTGAGATCATACCGCTGTCTATTATTTTCTACGCAAGCATATACGTGTGGGCCAGGGGCTACAAGCCGGCCAGGTTCTTCGTGGTGGCTTACGGGTTTCTTTTCTTAGGCTTCCTTGTCAAAGCCATGGTGATGCTGTCTGTTATCCCCATCAGCATTCCGTCGTACTACAGCCTGCATGTTTCGTTCGTTGTAGAAATGCTTTTTTTGTCTTTTGCACTCAGCGATAGGGTGAGGATTTTGAAAAGCATGAGAGACAGGGCATTGTTCAGGATCATTAAGCAGCATGAGGAAAATATGAGCCTGAAAGACAAGGTCAACAAGGAGTTGGAGCAGCGGATAAGGTTGAGGACCATTGAGCTGGAAGACAAAAACAACCTGTTGAGGGAGGTGAATGAGAAGCTGACTGCTCAAACCAAGGAAATTTCGCAAATCAACTCTATTCTGGATCTTGATAACTGGAAACTGAAAAACAACATCAAGGAGATATTGCAGAACAGGCTTGTCAACAAAAACCTTACCCTGGAAGAGTTTAATGGTATATTCCCCGACAAATTGAGTTGCTACAGGTTCCTGGAAAGGATCAAGTGGGAGGAGTCGTTCAAATGCAACAAGTGCAATAATGACAAGTACATCACCGGCAAGGATCATTTTTCCAGACGCTGCAGCAGATGTGGCTATATTGAGTCTGTCACCAGTAACACCATTTTTCATGGCATCCGTTTTCCTATCGAGAAGGCCTTTTACATTCTGTACGTAACCAATAACCAAAGCGAGCGATTCACCCTGGATCAGCTTTCAGAAATGCTGGACCTGCGGCGCAATACTATATGGAGTTTTAAGAAGAAAATTGAGGAACTATTGAGTACTGTCGACAAGCCAGAGAAAGACTATTTGAGAAACTTTTTTATGGTGCATTCCAATTAA